AGTCAAAGGAGGCCATTGGAAAAGGTGAGGTTTGGTATGTTTTATTTGTGTTTATGTCGTTAGATGTTTTGTGCTCTTGATACCATGCAGAAGATATGATGGAGTGCAAAACCACACAGATCGAATATTTGTGGACTATGTGATCCCACTGTACAGAGGTAGATAAGGAAAAAGGTGAataagatgatgaagaagattgtCTCTTATTAGGTTCTTGGTAACATGTAGAGTGAATGGTGTACTGATCGCCAACGTGCTCAAGGAGAGACAGTGATGTAAAGGCAGTGAGGGTTCTTACTCTTTGATCAGCTAGGCATGATCATGATTGCTGGTTCGAGTAAACGATCTACAGTGGGATTGAGTTTGATCAACCTTGTTGTTTGGCTGCAAACATGCAGGGCTAGAGTGGTCTTCCACTCTTCCCCCAAAATTAGCATCGATGGAGCGAATGACGACCAACTTTGATTTTGGGTCTTCAACTTTGGCGGTGTTGATCGAGTTGCTATTGACTTGAGCGATGGTGAATGCTCCTCAAATTGACTAAGCAATTTAGGCACAACATTAGTCCTTGGTTCCTTTGTTAGGTTTAGACTGGCTATGTCATAACTCATATTGGGTTGTGGGTTGAGCCATTTTCTCATAGCTCACGACGAGGACGAGGCTTCACTGAAGCGACCAGGCCCAAAGCTTTGCGTGACACTAGGGTTCATATTGCGCAGTACTCGCTTCCCAGGGCGGCGTTGCGGCTTCAACGTGTGAGGAGGAAGGAGGAGGATCCGGATGAGGATATGGATGCCGAAATCAACTGGGCTTTAGAGCAGGCCTCCAATTTGAAGCTTGATTGCAGTGAGATTGGGGATGATAGGCCACTTTCTGGTTGCTCATTCTCACAAGATGGCAAATTGCTTGCCGCATGGTATGTTTTCGATTATTTCGGTGTTTACATTGCAAATTTAGTTTGTGCTAGGCTTGCTTCTTCTTGCTGctatttgatttttgatgattgttTTACTCTATGTGACTACGAGGTGAAAGGGCTCTTTTCTAACTAGGTCTGTGTAGCTTTTCGGGCTTTGCTATTGTTATGTATGTTGTGTTTGTATACCATTGCAGAAGTGGTGGATTGAATTGTTGTGTTGTTTTTGCTTTTCGCAGCGCTCTAAGTCCAATTGCCAAGCTGTGGAGCATGCCTCAAGTAACAAAGGTTGCCACCTTGAAGGGACATACAGAGCGCTTAACCGATGTTGCATTTTCTCCTGTGCAAAATCATCTCTTGGCAACTGCGTCTGCGGATAGGACTGCGAGGTTGTGGAACAGCGAAGGAGCACACCTAATGACATTCGGGGGACATTTGGACCGTCTTGCCCGCATTGCCTTCCATCCCTCAGGAAAGTACTTGGGTACAACTAGCTTTGACAAGACTTGGAGGCTGTGGGATGTAGAGACTGGTGAAGAGTTGCTTCTTCAAGAAGGTCACAGTAGGAGTGTCTATGCTAAGACTTCCACCCAGATGGCTCATTGGTTGCAACTGCTGGATTGGATGCGCTTGCTCGTGTTTGGGACCTCCGTAGTGGTAGAAGTATTCTTACCTTGGAAGGCCATGTCAAAAAAGTAAGACTCTAGTTtcatattttatttatgtttttgattATCTGATGAGATGGACAATTATGGTCGTGCTTACTTTCCCATgattcattcattttttttccattgTATTTCTCAGGTTCTTGCACTCAGTTTTTCACCAAATGGTTATTATCTAGCCCCTGGGGGTGAAGACAACACTTGTAGGATATGGGatttaaggaaaaagaaatccatatacattatTCCAGCACACTCCAATCTCATATCACAGGTCAAATTTGAACCTCAAGAGGGATATTTCTTGGTAACTGGCTCCTATGATATGACAGCAAAGGTATCAACTACTTCTGAGCACCATTATTTCTACATTAACTGAATTGGAGTTATTATAATtgtttttatcattttattgGTTGCTATATCTACTGAATACCATATTTTATCTTGTGTGCAATTTACCAGATATGGTCAGCCCGAGATTTTAAGCCTGTCAAGACGCTCTCTGGACACGGATCAAAAGTTACTTCCTTGGATGTTTCTGGTGGTAAGTTTTCATCCAATACGGTTttgcattttgtttttattttttcgttTCTTTTCTTGCTTTTACCATTTGTATGCATGACTTTTCGTATATCACTAACAAATAGGATAGTTTAAAACATAAGAAGAAAATGACCCTTGAAACCATAATATGTTGATATACGGGGCTTTAGTAGCTACAGTTTACCTGCCCAAACTCCTCCCACTTGCGTATAGAGATATGCacttttgttgaaggaaaatcaagtttaatgtgccttatcaaactaggaataggaataggagagaaggttctagatttcccaatcctacacggattggtattccttgtaacattagattatgcactttgtaatccctatatatagggctcctattctctataatgaaagacatctctctcatcaatctctctcaaataccaatatacttaaacacgttatcagcacgactctagccacaaagcaaaaaccaaaatctgCCGAAGCCACCTAGCCCGTGCTAGCCCTACCACATCgtagcagcccctgctgccctgCGCGCTGCACCTACAACCACACGCCCCTGCGTCGCTGCCCTGCAGCCCCGCGCCCCTGCTGCCCTGCGCGCTGCACCTACAGCCACACGCCCCTGCGTCGCTGCCCTGCAGCCCCGCGCCCCTGCGCACGCTGCTGCTTGTCCACACGCCCGCGCGTCTGCAGCCCTGCATCACTACCCCTGCATCTCGGTCGTGCCCCTGCTGCCCCTACAGCGCACCTACATCAGCAGCTCCTTTTCTCACCTACTGCAACTTGTTGCCGCTACAATATCACTGCAGCCCCAATCCGACACCGCTGCAAaccttcgctccatcacgcctgcatcgacacgcgcgtgattCAAAACCAACAAGTAAGTATCCAATAGCGTAAGTTTTAAAGTTCCTAAATtgaaattctttctttttctcggggacttaaaaacctcccttcttcttcatcccacctttcatagaacgtgggttcgattcaatgcggaatcgtggggattcacgcaattaacgaactaagagcgttcgtaagacttcggactaagagcgtccgcaagcatcgatttatgaccttataaacatcattgtttcggtctaatccaattttcttggaaatcgatttcttggtagcatagctcggaaatcttaatatttagttgtcgtggaagttttaactccgaaactaatatatttcttcttcttatttcaggatgtcgaaacttggctttcctgcacttacctcaactggctcggaatatcatagttgggccacggatgttgagcaccacctcacttcaaaagggatcctacccttaattcaagctcctaatcctactctcatatttgagcgtacggctacgaacaatgccaccgccctcatcttgatgaggcgccacatggataaatcactccgactggagtacatggcaatcaaggatgctagagaattatgggtcgggctagaagagcgatttggtaatatcaaggataccctcctccctgacttgaaagttcaatggggcaatctacgattcgccgacttcaagtctgtagctgaatataattcagaagttctacgcctcaaaaccatgttggggttctgtggacaacccgtcacagagcaagaactaattgagaaaactctctccaccttccccgtctcagcaattttgctctcaaagcaatatcgaacggaatttgatactagacggatcacgagatttcatcagctcattactattatgtctgtagctgaaaagcatgataatatcctcgtgaagaattataattcaaggcctatcggaactaagagcgttcatgaggcgaattataataatgcacccaaaggagggcgcaaggagcggaaccctaagaataagggacacaacggacgttctggtccatataaccaccctacaaaggaaggtactcgtcagaatgaaggacgatcacgtggcaatacatggcaacgtgggagaggaggccgtggggctccaggacatggaggaaccacccagggccgtgggaatggcgccaactcctatgggggacgccacccaagtgcaaacaatgcacctcaattaaagggaggaaatcacaatgacatgtgtcatcgatgtggatctagtgagcactggttcaaacaatgcaatgcgagcaaacaattggctgcgcattataaggcatttagagacttcagagagcatgaagccaattttgccgaaaatatagaagaagatggtgatgatgccgacgtcaatctcaccatagcggacttcaaatctgacaaagaattgcacaaagatgctgcagattttgattagtatagtcctttactttttccaagaattatgtaatggcaattatgccctaaatcaataaaatgacttattgtattcattttttccctctaggcgtactcaagagtacttgtgatgtctaggcaaggtttgatctgagagaacggttttaaaaagtgagcaacgctccaccaaaatctcgccttaccttacctggtcacaaccaaattgaaattaccgaacggattaagtgactacgattcgtctactatttgattttatattggattagattttagtcaagaaattttgatgtaatcattggctatcattaataaagtatcgacttattttattcaaatgtcttggacatattctaaattcgaactttattatttttcagtatgtttcccggagagctcgaatgcctcgtggatagtgccactacacataccatccttcgaaacaggcagctattcctatggatggcgcctactcgatcttctgtgactacgatggctggaccatctcaattgattcatggtcgaggaccagctcaatttatgttgcctaatggcactactttgaatgtcaccgaagctctttatgctcctagggcaggaagaaccctattgagcttcaaagatataagagccaatggttttcatgtggaaacacattgtgagaatggacaagagttcctttgcatcacctctaatgactacggacataaacgagtcttagagaaacttatgtgtcgctctagtgggttgtatgcaaccactattcgagtcattgaatccaaccatgtcatgagagatgatttatgggattccgacacatataggctttggcacgaccgtttgggacacccaggtcgtgacatgatgatccgtatattaaagacttcacacggacatccctttttcagaacgaaaggaagtaaaactcgaaatttggatcaaggaggagcacctgcgcctcacggcgccttcccccttcaagtccggccaccactagccggcgccgccatccccctgcggctccagggtggctttgacg
Above is a genomic segment from Rosa chinensis cultivar Old Blush chromosome 3, RchiOBHm-V2, whole genome shotgun sequence containing:
- the LOC112194427 gene encoding U4/U6 small nuclear ribonucleoprotein PRP4-like protein, with translation MKSRSLTTKIKERKIMFSITVLDIEEESFKRTIGYCSRRGRGFTEATRPKALRDTRVHIAQYSLPRAALRLQRVRRKEEDPDEDMDAEINWALEQASNLKLDCSEIGDDRPLSGCSFSQDGKLLAACALSPIAKLWSMPQVTKVATLKGHTERLTDVAFSPVQNHLLATASADRTARLWNSEGAHLMTFGGHLDRLARIAFHPSGKYLDFHPDGSLVATAGLDALARVWDLRSGRSILTLEGHVKKVLALSFSPNGYYLAPGGEDNTCRIWDLRKKKSIYIIPAHSNLISQVKFEPQEGYFLVTGSYDMTAKIWSARDFKPVKTLSGHGSKVTSLDVSGDGHHIATVSHDRTIKLWSSSTNEKDQEMDVD